Proteins found in one Sporosarcina sp. FSL K6-3457 genomic segment:
- a CDS encoding TlyA family RNA methyltransferase, which translates to MTNRIPKERVDVLLVARGLVETREQAKRSIMAGIVFSAETRLDKPGEKIPEDAPLTVKGSTLKYVSRGGLKLEKALEKFTVDVKGKIGLDIGSSTGGFTDCALQNGAVHCYALDVGYNQLAWKIRQDSRVTVMERTNFRHATPELFTAGVPQFATIDVSFISLTLILPALKRIIAQGGDVIALVKPQFEAGKGKVGKKGVVREKSVHFDVLKKIADASVQEGFSLRGMSFSPVTGGEGNIEFLFHLTADDHPTTLFDDDSYNKLIEEAYQELL; encoded by the coding sequence ATGACAAATCGTATACCCAAAGAGCGAGTCGACGTCCTGCTCGTTGCACGTGGTCTTGTTGAAACAAGAGAACAGGCCAAACGTTCTATCATGGCAGGTATCGTTTTCTCCGCAGAAACAAGGCTTGATAAGCCTGGAGAAAAAATTCCAGAGGATGCACCGCTAACTGTAAAAGGCTCCACATTGAAATATGTTAGTCGAGGCGGCTTAAAGCTTGAAAAAGCACTGGAGAAGTTTACAGTCGATGTCAAAGGTAAAATCGGGCTGGATATCGGGTCATCTACGGGTGGTTTTACAGATTGTGCGTTACAAAATGGAGCGGTGCATTGTTATGCACTAGATGTTGGTTATAATCAGTTGGCCTGGAAAATACGCCAAGATTCACGTGTAACGGTGATGGAAAGAACGAATTTCAGACATGCGACACCAGAACTATTTACAGCAGGTGTGCCGCAATTTGCAACCATTGATGTATCGTTCATTTCCTTGACACTTATTTTACCTGCTTTGAAGCGTATCATTGCGCAAGGTGGAGATGTTATTGCACTCGTCAAGCCTCAGTTTGAAGCGGGTAAAGGTAAAGTAGGTAAAAAAGGTGTTGTTCGTGAAAAATCTGTTCATTTTGATGTATTGAAAAAAATTGCCGATGCGTCAGTACAAGAAGGATTTAGTCTACGTGGCATGTCATTCTCCCCTGTTACGGGAGGAGAAGGGAATATTGAATTCCTATTCCATTTAACAGCAGATGATCATCCGACGACTCTTTTTGATGACGACTCGTATAATAAGCTGATTGAAGAGGCCTACCAGGAATTGCTATAG
- the dxs gene encoding 1-deoxy-D-xylulose-5-phosphate synthase has protein sequence MDLTEITSPSFIKKLDKEQMAELAEEIRKFLIEKLSVTGGHIGPNLGVVELTIMLHRLFDSPTDKILWDVGHQAYVHKILTGRAADFDTLRQFKGLCGFPKMNESEHDVWETGHSSTSLSAAMGMSAARDVKGDSNYVIPVIGDGALTGGMALEALNHIGHEKTNMIVILNDNEMSIAPNVGALHTILGKLRTAGKYNNAKDELEYILRKIPAVGGKVAAAAERVKDSLKYLVVSGIFFEELGFTYLGPVNGHDFNELERNLQYAKKMDGPVLLHVITKKGKGYSPAEDDKIGTWHGTGPYKIETGDFVKSASVAPSWSGLVAETVRTMAREDQRVVAITPAMPVGSKLESFAKEFPDRFYDVGIAEQHATTMAAGLATQGMKPFLAIYSTFLQRAYDQVLHDVARQNLNVFIGIDRAGLVGADGETHQGVFDIAFLRHMPNLVIMMPKDENEGQHMVKTAIDYSGGPIAMRYPRGNGLGVSMDETLQAIPIGSWEVLREGNDAAILTFGTTIPMALQAAETLASRGIQVKVVNARFIKPLDHQMLDELFATGMPITTVEEAVLAGGFGSAVIEYAQDTRKTGVPIQRMGIPDQFIEHGNVDELLAEIGMTAGHLVDNVQTFIKELAVEREQV, from the coding sequence GTGGATCTTACTGAAATTACTAGTCCATCTTTTATTAAAAAGCTCGACAAAGAACAGATGGCAGAGCTTGCTGAAGAAATTCGGAAATTCCTTATCGAAAAGTTATCTGTCACTGGAGGTCATATTGGACCCAATTTGGGCGTTGTAGAATTAACGATCATGCTCCATCGGTTATTTGATAGCCCCACAGATAAAATTCTTTGGGATGTCGGACACCAGGCGTATGTCCATAAGATTTTGACGGGACGTGCAGCTGATTTCGATACGCTAAGACAATTCAAGGGCTTATGCGGCTTCCCTAAAATGAATGAGAGTGAGCATGATGTATGGGAAACAGGTCACAGTTCAACATCATTATCGGCAGCGATGGGGATGTCGGCGGCACGAGACGTTAAAGGGGATTCAAATTACGTTATACCTGTCATTGGTGACGGTGCGTTGACTGGTGGTATGGCGCTTGAGGCGTTGAATCATATTGGTCATGAGAAAACAAATATGATCGTTATTTTGAACGACAATGAGATGTCGATTGCACCAAACGTCGGAGCTCTCCATACAATACTGGGGAAACTGAGGACTGCTGGTAAGTATAATAATGCGAAAGACGAACTTGAATATATTCTGAGGAAAATCCCTGCAGTCGGCGGTAAAGTAGCAGCAGCGGCGGAACGGGTCAAGGACAGCTTAAAGTATCTAGTCGTCTCGGGGATCTTTTTTGAAGAATTGGGCTTCACTTATTTGGGACCAGTTAATGGCCATGATTTCAATGAGTTGGAGCGCAATCTTCAGTATGCCAAAAAAATGGATGGACCTGTTCTATTGCATGTCATCACGAAAAAAGGTAAAGGCTACAGCCCGGCTGAAGACGATAAAATCGGGACTTGGCATGGTACAGGACCCTATAAGATTGAAACAGGTGATTTCGTTAAATCTGCATCCGTTGCGCCTTCTTGGAGTGGGCTCGTAGCAGAAACAGTTCGGACAATGGCGCGTGAGGATCAGCGTGTTGTTGCGATTACACCGGCAATGCCAGTCGGTTCTAAACTGGAATCGTTTGCCAAGGAATTCCCAGATCGATTTTACGATGTGGGCATAGCCGAGCAGCATGCAACGACGATGGCAGCAGGGCTTGCTACGCAGGGGATGAAACCGTTTTTAGCGATCTATTCGACATTCCTACAACGTGCATACGATCAAGTGCTTCACGATGTTGCAAGGCAGAATTTGAATGTCTTTATTGGCATCGATCGTGCGGGACTTGTAGGTGCCGATGGGGAAACGCATCAAGGTGTCTTTGATATTGCCTTTTTAAGGCATATGCCGAATTTGGTTATTATGATGCCAAAAGACGAAAACGAAGGACAGCATATGGTGAAGACTGCGATTGATTATAGCGGGGGGCCGATTGCGATGCGTTATCCAAGGGGAAACGGACTTGGAGTGTCAATGGATGAAACACTACAAGCCATTCCAATCGGTTCATGGGAAGTCCTTCGCGAAGGCAACGATGCTGCTATTTTAACATTTGGTACGACGATTCCAATGGCGTTGCAGGCAGCTGAAACATTGGCATCACGGGGGATTCAAGTGAAGGTAGTCAATGCGAGGTTTATCAAACCGTTAGATCACCAAATGTTAGATGAACTCTTTGCAACGGGCATGCCGATTACAACAGTTGAAGAAGCAGTTCTTGCAGGTGGTTTTGGTAGCGCCGTTATTGAATATGCGCAGGATACACGCAAGACGGGTGTCCCGATTCAACGAATGGGTATTCCTGATCAGTTTATTGAGCATGGAAATGTTGATGAGCTACTGGCGGAAATTGGTATGACGGCAGGTCACCTCGTTGATAATGTGCAAACGTTCATCAAAGAACTTGCAGTGGAAAGGGAACAAGTATGA